A single Acetivibrio cellulolyticus CD2 DNA region contains:
- a CDS encoding glycosyltransferase family 39 protein, whose product MENEVKKTLSTTLYTQKIRAFFTRYSTPIIIFMFAAILICGMISTQKYGISWDERLERMGMYTNAKEYAKFLGIDKISNTIDSYNYEIGFVHQSADRDHGQAVYYPSMVLDFLTGSFFKSIMYQRFFTFGIFWFGLICLYSVVKRLTGSKAYGVAATLLTYLAPRFFAESTYNSKDTVFLALVVITFNFAVLFTEKRNIFYGIITGTAAAFAANMRFIGFWLIFLIGVLYIINLIYTHKKTNEKVKIPILSGVFCVVFFFGVYWLITPACWYGFFEQLKYTLLYSMNFSRWDGTVLYMGKIWQNSVNPLPWHYLPVMFAITTPVLVVAACAAGIPVIIFDSIRNGFRKFFDKSSKYYVMLLIFVLVPALIAIIKHSTLYNSWRHFYFCYAPLIIVAMGALKILTDGRKIAGVVTAALISIQLVISTIWIITNPGTQFCYYNFMANNKAQNFEFDYWNVSITKCLTDYAKTLDNDEKVTITGDSWPSWYGLVEAYDISLDEHTKFHYVVDRNFSNNVSGCDLFISNPLYTVLNSYSLKNNTDDMYKKMGEVKVDDVTIMAIYKAK is encoded by the coding sequence ATGGAAAATGAAGTGAAAAAAACATTAAGCACAACCTTGTATACTCAAAAAATAAGGGCATTTTTCACAAGGTACAGCACACCAATTATTATTTTTATGTTTGCGGCGATACTCATATGCGGAATGATATCAACACAGAAGTATGGTATATCATGGGATGAACGGCTTGAACGTATGGGTATGTATACAAATGCAAAGGAATATGCAAAATTCCTTGGAATTGACAAAATTTCAAACACGATTGACAGTTATAATTATGAAATCGGTTTTGTTCATCAAAGTGCTGATAGGGATCATGGACAGGCAGTTTATTACCCATCGATGGTACTTGATTTTTTGACCGGTTCATTTTTTAAGAGTATTATGTATCAGCGTTTCTTTACATTCGGGATTTTCTGGTTTGGACTTATATGTCTTTATAGTGTAGTCAAAAGGCTTACCGGAAGCAAGGCATACGGTGTAGCTGCAACTCTTCTTACGTATCTCGCACCAAGGTTTTTTGCTGAAAGTACATATAATTCAAAGGACACTGTATTTCTCGCACTAGTTGTTATAACGTTTAATTTTGCAGTTCTGTTTACCGAGAAGCGCAATATATTTTACGGTATCATTACCGGAACAGCTGCAGCGTTTGCTGCAAATATGAGGTTTATCGGATTCTGGCTTATCTTTCTTATAGGAGTACTGTATATTATCAATCTCATTTATACACACAAGAAAACAAACGAAAAAGTGAAGATACCTATTCTATCCGGAGTTTTTTGTGTAGTTTTCTTCTTCGGAGTATATTGGCTAATAACTCCTGCATGCTGGTATGGATTCTTTGAACAACTAAAATACACACTGCTTTATTCAATGAATTTTTCAAGATGGGATGGCACTGTTCTTTATATGGGCAAGATATGGCAAAATTCTGTAAACCCTCTTCCTTGGCATTATCTGCCTGTTATGTTTGCAATTACAACACCAGTACTTGTAGTGGCAGCCTGTGCTGCTGGAATACCGGTAATCATATTTGACAGCATCAGAAACGGCTTCAGGAAATTCTTTGACAAAAGTAGCAAGTATTATGTAATGTTGCTTATATTTGTGCTTGTTCCTGCTTTGATTGCAATTATAAAGCATTCAACTTTATACAATAGTTGGAGACATTTCTATTTCTGTTATGCTCCCCTAATTATCGTTGCTATGGGTGCTCTGAAGATACTAACTGATGGACGTAAAATCGCAGGCGTTGTTACTGCTGCTTTAATCAGTATTCAGTTGGTTATCAGTACAATATGGATTATTACAAATCCCGGCACTCAGTTTTGCTATTATAATTTTATGGCAAATAATAAGGCTCAAAACTTTGAATTTGATTATTGGAATGTATCAATTACCAAATGCCTAACAGATTATGCCAAGACGCTTGATAACGATGAGAAAGTCACAATTACCGGTGATTCGTGGCCATCATGGTATGGCCTTGTAGAGGCATATGATATTTCGCTTGATGAGCATACAAAGTTTCATTATGTAGTTGATAGAAACTTTTCAAACAATGTAAGCGGTTGTGATCTATTTATATCTAACCCACTTTATACAGTTCTGAATTCATACT
- a CDS encoding substrate-binding domain-containing protein has protein sequence MKKRKTLGLLINDIDGSYQTYLWLMLKQAAEEMDCNLLVFVGRSLKYDSYADKQHHIVYNFIDKEIIDGLIIASTSIANFITYDEFLRFCKKYSDIPIVSFGIEIPGAVNLFFDNKQGMKDLVTHLINDHCYKRIIFVKGTENNYDAIERFEAYKEVLTENNIDFDESLVFSGDFSPRTGYKIMEEVILSNTQYDAIVFSNDDMALGALRCLKHFESESKIDFNKKCIICGFDDTMTAKKATPPLTTVRQPIKEMCYTAIELLVNGIADEDKGKKIVLPAVMVKRASCGCSYSTNEEESIDNNTVKLVAEFRVHENLQTYMIDELLDKLTSALEKCFVYSCFVYKYLEGPIFYDVEMAFDESFNVPLQSEMIYAYYDGARKELSDNYRIIKTTRIVPECFIPEDRRFSYLAMPLFFGNEHFGFVSFDITDGDMVTFELLRGQISNTLKGALMLVERENMAESLMEKERLASLGQLIGGISHNLMTPIMSIGGVCTALQDLIDENMESVGDTSVTKEDFYEIGSEMTDWVKKLKDYNAYMSNVISNVKSQAVQLNSQSTKEFTIEEFVNRIMFLIRSDISIMKNVDLHVDTDKEILVSGDISNIMQVLNNLIKNAIQSYEGSEIHSCKVDLYIRKKDNMIIIIVKDYGKGISEEIKPRIFKNMVTTKGKDGTGLSLLLSYSTIKGKFGGDIWFESKQDQGTEFYIAIPIL, from the coding sequence ATGAAAAAACGTAAGACATTAGGCCTTCTTATTAATGATATAGACGGAAGTTACCAAACTTATTTGTGGCTTATGTTAAAACAAGCAGCAGAGGAAATGGACTGCAATCTTCTGGTTTTTGTCGGACGTTCTTTGAAGTATGATTCCTATGCTGATAAACAACACCATATAGTTTATAACTTTATAGATAAAGAAATAATAGATGGATTAATAATTGCAAGCACTTCAATAGCAAACTTCATAACATATGATGAATTTTTGCGTTTCTGTAAAAAATATAGTGATATCCCTATAGTATCCTTCGGTATTGAAATACCGGGTGCAGTAAATTTGTTTTTTGACAATAAGCAAGGTATGAAAGATCTTGTCACACATTTGATTAATGACCATTGCTATAAAAGAATTATATTTGTAAAAGGAACTGAAAATAACTATGATGCAATTGAGAGGTTTGAAGCTTATAAGGAAGTTTTGACTGAAAATAATATTGATTTTGATGAAAGTCTTGTATTCTCCGGTGACTTTTCACCGCGTACAGGTTACAAAATAATGGAAGAAGTTATTCTTTCAAATACACAGTATGATGCTATAGTTTTTTCGAACGATGATATGGCTTTAGGAGCTTTACGATGTTTAAAACATTTTGAAAGCGAAAGTAAAATTGACTTCAACAAAAAATGCATTATTTGTGGATTTGATGATACAATGACTGCAAAAAAGGCAACCCCACCTCTGACAACTGTAAGGCAGCCAATAAAAGAAATGTGTTATACAGCAATTGAATTATTAGTTAATGGGATAGCGGATGAAGATAAAGGGAAAAAAATTGTACTTCCGGCTGTTATGGTAAAAAGAGCTTCTTGTGGCTGCAGTTATAGTACAAACGAAGAGGAATCAATCGATAACAATACAGTAAAGTTGGTAGCAGAATTTAGAGTACATGAAAACTTGCAGACTTATATGATTGACGAACTTTTAGATAAACTTACATCTGCCCTAGAAAAGTGTTTTGTATATAGCTGCTTTGTTTACAAATATCTTGAAGGCCCTATTTTCTATGATGTGGAAATGGCTTTTGATGAATCTTTTAATGTGCCATTACAATCCGAAATGATCTATGCGTATTATGACGGTGCTCGTAAGGAACTTTCGGATAATTATAGAATAATAAAAACTACACGTATTGTTCCGGAGTGTTTTATACCTGAAGACAGAAGATTTTCATATCTTGCCATGCCCTTATTCTTTGGAAATGAGCATTTTGGTTTCGTAAGTTTTGATATAACCGATGGGGACATGGTTACTTTTGAATTGCTGCGGGGGCAGATTAGCAATACACTTAAGGGTGCACTTATGTTGGTGGAAAGAGAAAATATGGCAGAGAGTTTGATGGAAAAGGAAAGGCTGGCATCGTTAGGTCAGCTTATAGGTGGCATATCCCATAACCTTATGACGCCTATTATGTCAATTGGGGGTGTATGCACTGCTTTGCAGGATTTGATAGATGAAAACATGGAATCTGTCGGAGATACATCAGTAACCAAAGAGGACTTCTATGAAATTGGCTCCGAGATGACGGATTGGGTAAAAAAGCTTAAAGATTACAATGCTTATATGTCTAATGTTATTTCAAATGTTAAGTCTCAAGCGGTCCAATTAAACTCCCAATCCACAAAAGAATTTACAATAGAGGAATTTGTAAACCGGATTATGTTCTTGATAAGAAGTGATATTTCGATTATGAAAAATGTAGATTTACATGTTGATACAGATAAAGAAATCTTAGTGTCTGGTGATATATCCAATATAATGCAAGTACTAAACAATTTAATAAAAAATGCAATTCAGTCATACGAAGGTTCAGAAATACATAGCTGTAAAGTGGATTTATATATAAGAAAAAAAGATAATATGATAATAATTATTGTTAAAGATTATGGAAAAGGCATATCGGAAGAAATTAAACCACGTATATTTAAAAACATGGTTACAACTAAGGGCAAGGATGGAACAGGGTTAAGTCTTTTACTATCTTACTCTACAATTAAAGGGAAATTTGGAGGAGATATATGGTTTGAATCTAAACAGGATCAAGGTACGGAATTTTACATTGCAATACCTATCTTGTGA
- a CDS encoding dockerin type I repeat-containing protein — translation MKIVSKKRFLSLLVLTGALIFNTIGISAAEVREIPAGDDPQIKTLAIGFSGSCVLKVTVDPPDINGNSTYNFNPMFEAPKPFQYEVGTEVKITNITPVIRCGTDFHCLQDNEDTLSLVMDSDKSVTFNYHDVHKGDINADGSVNSIDFANFRKVLLGTNTQKFFPMLLDLDKDGEVTSIDFALLRQQLLGLNKM, via the coding sequence ATGAAAATTGTATCAAAAAAGAGATTTTTATCACTTTTAGTCCTTACTGGTGCTCTTATCTTTAATACAATAGGTATAAGTGCAGCAGAGGTCCGTGAGATCCCGGCAGGTGATGATCCTCAAATAAAAACTTTGGCTATTGGCTTTTCTGGATCATGTGTACTTAAAGTAACAGTTGACCCACCAGATATCAATGGAAATAGTACTTATAATTTTAATCCTATGTTTGAAGCACCAAAACCTTTTCAGTATGAAGTTGGTACAGAAGTTAAAATTACAAATATAACTCCTGTAATCAGGTGTGGAACAGATTTTCATTGTTTGCAAGATAATGAAGATACTTTATCCCTAGTCATGGACTCTGATAAAAGTGTAACTTTCAATTATCATGATGTACATAAGGGAGACATAAATGCGGATGGCAGCGTTAATAGTATTGATTTTGCAAATTTCAGGAAAGTGTTATTAGGTACTAATACCCAAAAATTTTTTCCCATGCTTTTAGATCTAGATAAAGATGGTGAAGTAACATCAATAGATTTTGCTTTACTCAGACAACAGCTGCTTGGCTTGAATAAAATGTAA
- a CDS encoding RDD family protein, with protein sequence MPTYAGFWKRLVAIIIDAVILGIVDWILNGVLGQRLGSSFGALAGAVYFILMESSSMQGTVGKMAIGIKVTDLDGNRISTGKAIVRYIGKIISGIILFIGYIMAAFTANKQALHDMIASTLVVER encoded by the coding sequence ATGCCAACTTATGCAGGTTTTTGGAAACGTCTTGTAGCTATTATCATTGATGCTGTCATACTAGGCATTGTGGATTGGATACTTAATGGTGTTCTTGGACAAAGACTTGGAAGTTCTTTTGGCGCACTAGCAGGTGCAGTTTATTTCATATTGATGGAAAGCTCATCAATGCAGGGAACTGTTGGAAAAATGGCTATTGGTATAAAGGTAACTGATTTGGATGGAAACAGAATTTCAACTGGTAAAGCTATAGTAAGGTATATTGGTAAAATAATATCCGGTATAATCCTTTTTATAGGTTATATTATGGCTGCATTTACTGCAAACAAACAAGCTTTACATGATATGATAGCTTCTACGCTTGTAGTAGAACGCTAA
- a CDS encoding flavodoxin family protein: MSNSTNSNRVLIVYFSQLGNSKFIAETIAHEIKADTLEIKPKKSLPKATFFKLFTGGMQVIFKSKPELLPFDKNPMDYDTVILGTPVWAGSYASPFNTFFSQVEIKGKKIALYCCCGDSKGKTFENMKNVLKDNQFIGELELKSPLNSKEESIKKTIEWIKTILP; encoded by the coding sequence GTGTCAAATAGCACCAATAGTAACAGAGTACTAATCGTATATTTTTCTCAATTAGGTAATAGCAAATTTATAGCAGAAACTATTGCCCATGAGATAAAAGCCGACACTTTAGAAATTAAGCCCAAAAAGAGTTTGCCGAAAGCTACCTTCTTTAAGCTTTTTACAGGTGGAATGCAGGTTATATTTAAGTCCAAGCCTGAACTACTTCCATTTGATAAAAATCCAATGGATTATGATACTGTTATATTAGGTACACCTGTCTGGGCAGGTTCTTACGCTTCACCCTTCAATACGTTCTTTTCTCAAGTTGAAATCAAAGGAAAAAAGATTGCATTGTACTGCTGTTGTGGCGACTCTAAGGGAAAAACCTTTGAGAATATGAAGAATGTTCTAAAAGACAATCAATTTATAGGCGAGCTAGAATTGAAATCCCCTTTAAATTCTAAGGAAGAAAGTATTAAGAAAACAATAGAGTGGATAAAAACGATTTTACCATAG
- a CDS encoding peptidylprolyl isomerase produces the protein MKNLARIFTVLVFTLSFSIAVNAETVPNSQTSVTSSDSKTTETATPISTETAPAVQVPETGLFKTDTIEFDGKPVEFSTISYKDRIYVKLRDLCYTLKCNIEVDNNNKIINILKKPSSVQENVYAEKVKTIQPIKINLDLSGFNIKTDGINTYMESIIYQGRTYVPVRFFSEVFDKKVDWIKEKRKVTVSTVPDVIVGSVNGQALHKKDFDYIFNPQYNNFKNNNTTEPTETDLKTLKDTCFDNLVLYTVLMQKAAKGNYTLSESDYGEINDTINSYIQAYGGVENFRSIMEESGVTLYQFSNNLRDSKLINKMALDLVTNVNASEETIKKYYEDNKSMYIQPEQVRAKHILFSTKEITGEDYDAQKKAEIKKKAEEVLAQIKAGADFDELMNKYTEDPGTANYPNGYTFSKGEMVQEFEEKSFSMKVGEISDLVETQFGYHIIKLEEKIPETQLKLDDVKDSIKAELDPQEKQNYFDKLLVQFKAESAIVNTLE, from the coding sequence ATGAAAAACTTAGCAAGAATATTTACTGTTCTTGTATTTACCCTTTCTTTTAGCATCGCGGTAAATGCTGAAACGGTCCCAAATTCTCAAACTTCTGTAACAAGTTCAGATTCAAAAACAACTGAAACAGCAACACCTATTTCTACTGAAACAGCTCCTGCTGTTCAAGTACCTGAAACCGGGCTATTCAAAACTGATACAATTGAATTTGATGGTAAACCAGTAGAATTTAGCACAATTTCATATAAAGACAGAATTTATGTAAAACTCAGAGATCTCTGCTACACTCTTAAATGCAATATAGAAGTCGATAATAATAATAAAATAATAAACATTTTGAAAAAACCTTCCAGTGTTCAGGAAAACGTTTATGCCGAAAAGGTAAAAACAATTCAACCAATAAAAATCAATTTGGACTTAAGCGGTTTCAATATAAAAACCGATGGTATTAATACATATATGGAATCTATCATTTATCAAGGTAGAACCTATGTCCCAGTGAGGTTTTTCTCTGAGGTATTTGATAAAAAAGTAGACTGGATTAAAGAAAAAAGAAAAGTAACAGTAAGTACTGTACCTGATGTAATTGTCGGTTCTGTAAACGGACAAGCACTCCATAAAAAGGACTTCGATTATATATTCAATCCGCAATATAATAACTTTAAGAATAATAATACCACAGAACCTACTGAAACTGACCTCAAAACGCTAAAAGATACCTGCTTTGACAACTTAGTCTTATATACAGTACTGATGCAGAAAGCAGCAAAAGGAAATTACACACTTTCCGAAAGCGATTATGGAGAGATCAATGATACAATTAACAGTTATATTCAAGCTTATGGCGGAGTTGAAAATTTTAGATCCATTATGGAAGAAAGTGGAGTAACATTATATCAGTTTTCAAATAACCTAAGAGACTCTAAACTCATTAATAAAATGGCCCTTGATTTGGTAACTAATGTAAATGCAAGTGAAGAAACAATAAAAAAATACTATGAAGATAACAAAAGTATGTATATTCAACCTGAGCAGGTAAGAGCTAAACATATTCTTTTCTCGACAAAAGAGATTACAGGAGAAGATTATGACGCTCAAAAGAAAGCTGAAATTAAAAAGAAGGCTGAAGAAGTTCTTGCTCAAATTAAAGCAGGTGCAGATTTTGATGAGTTGATGAATAAGTATACTGAAGACCCTGGTACTGCAAACTATCCTAATGGATATACATTTTCAAAAGGTGAAATGGTACAGGAGTTTGAAGAGAAATCCTTCTCGATGAAAGTTGGCGAAATCAGCGACCTCGTTGAAACTCAATTCGGCTATCATATCATAAAACTTGAAGAAAAAATTCCTGAAACTCAGTTGAAACTGGATGATGTAAAAGATAGCATAAAAGCTGAATTGGATCCACAAGAAAAGCAAAATTATTTCGATAAACTTCTTGTACAATTCAAGGCTGAAAGTGCCATAGTTAATACTTTGGAATAA
- a CDS encoding CsxC family protein has product MDKEFTCKAGIIESETLTECSNELLTPKGFNGPFVGKIPVVLAEPVIQIDVESVIQLEEPAFEIKRIKKNLFITQCKVIETGFEHECKTRKTGKLFISGFVRKNIEFATIECVNECKNGISGKIKHTTVNVPFRCVTKVIFDVPPVMHATGETKEVALFNDNIKGCDFCGQEIIGSDTCEMNFIHNELFNEKIFCELEEVKIFEDDILKDPTNLGCNNKGEFTFDKIIEKMVIFVRLKLLQKQQVNIGKDFC; this is encoded by the coding sequence ATGGATAAAGAATTTACTTGCAAAGCTGGAATTATTGAATCTGAGACACTTACCGAATGTTCAAATGAACTTTTAACACCAAAAGGATTTAACGGTCCTTTTGTAGGAAAAATACCTGTAGTTCTTGCTGAACCTGTTATCCAAATCGATGTAGAATCAGTTATTCAGCTTGAAGAACCTGCTTTTGAAATTAAAAGAATTAAAAAGAACTTGTTTATCACGCAATGCAAAGTAATTGAAACTGGATTCGAACATGAATGCAAAACTAGGAAAACCGGAAAATTATTTATTAGCGGATTTGTAAGAAAAAACATTGAATTTGCAACTATTGAATGTGTTAACGAATGCAAGAACGGGATAAGCGGGAAAATTAAGCATACAACTGTAAATGTACCTTTTAGGTGCGTAACAAAAGTTATATTTGATGTTCCCCCAGTAATGCATGCAACTGGAGAAACAAAAGAAGTAGCTTTATTTAATGACAATATAAAAGGTTGTGACTTTTGCGGCCAAGAAATTATTGGAAGTGACACATGCGAAATGAACTTTATTCATAATGAATTATTCAATGAAAAAATATTCTGCGAACTTGAGGAAGTAAAAATCTTCGAAGATGACATTTTAAAAGATCCTACAAACCTTGGATGCAACAATAAAGGTGAATTTACCTTTGATAAGATTATCGAAAAAATGGTAATCTTCGTAAGGTTAAAACTTTTACAAAAACAACAGGTTAATATTGGTAAAGACTTTTGTTGA
- a CDS encoding DUF7852 domain-containing protein has product MKKNPIKRSTVMNNESKNKEVRVESKTITEIESEPISPTSRYGPLVARIPVIISQSKVHINIESEIYLGHSVVDIRSCSRNICLTQCKLLDTGNKKSGKIFLNGYIIENLEYAAKDCSESEIFSSAEIFYKEIKIPFEFSAKIEYSARPVFKTSNRFISVSLPEMSNEHGNFNLSKERLFCELEETDIREADIARKNIFPKDSSNDDNTFDTLIEFITVSIIFTLLQWQQVSIPMYIPYNAK; this is encoded by the coding sequence ATGAAAAAGAACCCTATTAAAAGGAGTACTGTAATGAATAACGAAAGTAAAAATAAAGAGGTCAGAGTTGAGTCAAAAACTATAACAGAAATCGAAAGTGAGCCAATAAGTCCGACTAGCCGATACGGACCTTTAGTTGCCAGAATTCCTGTAATTATCTCTCAATCTAAAGTACATATTAATATTGAATCGGAAATATATCTTGGACATTCTGTTGTAGACATACGTAGTTGTTCAAGAAATATATGCCTCACTCAGTGCAAGCTGTTGGATACAGGCAATAAAAAAAGCGGAAAAATCTTTCTAAATGGTTACATAATCGAAAACTTAGAGTATGCAGCTAAAGATTGCTCAGAAAGCGAGATATTTAGTTCAGCAGAAATATTTTATAAAGAAATAAAAATTCCCTTTGAATTCTCGGCAAAAATTGAATACAGTGCCCGCCCTGTATTTAAAACGTCAAATAGGTTTATATCAGTCAGTTTGCCGGAAATGTCAAATGAGCATGGAAATTTTAATTTATCAAAGGAAAGACTGTTCTGCGAGCTAGAGGAGACAGACATCCGAGAGGCGGATATTGCTCGTAAAAATATATTTCCCAAGGATTCTTCCAACGATGATAATACATTTGATACCTTAATAGAGTTCATAACTGTATCAATAATATTTACACTTTTACAATGGCAACAGGTAAGTATTCCGATGTATATACCCTATAACGCAAAATAG
- a CDS encoding molecular chaperone HscC: MAIIGIDLGTTNSLVSYWTEDGSIVIPNSLGQNLTPSVISIDDNGEILVGQIAKERQITHPELSASVFKRNMGTKKKYMLGTKEFLPEELSAIVIKSLKEDAEHHLGMPISEAVISVPAYFSDAQRKATKRAGELAGLRVDRLITEPTAASIAYGLHQRNADTKFLVFDLGGGTFDVSILELFENVMEVRAVAGDNYLGGEDFTEILVSLFLKHHSLSTKDLDDKTSAMLKKQAEVAKRSFSEKKTASISCNMNEETLEFDISLDEYEAATKHLFQRLREPVERALSDASLKLSDIESIILVGGATKLPLVRSFVSKLFGKLAYININPDEVVAIGAGIQAALKGKSSSIKEVILTDVCPYTLGTGVSIRRSQGYHEPGHFLPIIERNTTVPVSRVERLYTIYDNQKYINVDILQGESRLTKDNIFLGEINIPVPPKPAGEEAIDVRFTYDINGILEVEITAVSTGLKKSIVIEKDPGYMTKEEIADRIESLSHLKVHPRDNHENKLLIARGERLFEENIGNARQEIGQLLREFEEVLDNQDTKLIAETRKRLFEIFNSIDLKGEF, translated from the coding sequence ATGGCTATTATTGGAATTGATTTAGGAACAACAAATAGTTTGGTTTCGTATTGGACTGAAGATGGATCTATCGTTATACCAAATTCATTGGGACAGAATCTTACTCCATCTGTGATTAGTATAGATGATAACGGGGAAATACTGGTTGGCCAGATTGCAAAGGAAAGACAGATAACACATCCGGAATTAAGCGCTTCTGTGTTCAAACGAAATATGGGAACTAAAAAGAAGTATATGCTTGGAACAAAAGAATTTTTGCCCGAAGAACTTTCGGCAATTGTTATAAAATCCTTAAAGGAAGATGCAGAACATCATCTGGGAATGCCAATAAGTGAAGCTGTTATCAGCGTTCCGGCTTACTTTAGTGATGCACAAAGAAAAGCTACAAAAAGGGCAGGGGAGTTGGCTGGACTTCGCGTTGACAGATTAATTACCGAACCTACTGCTGCATCAATTGCGTATGGTTTACACCAGAGAAATGCTGATACAAAGTTTCTTGTGTTTGACTTGGGTGGAGGAACCTTCGATGTATCTATCCTTGAATTATTCGAAAATGTAATGGAAGTGCGTGCTGTTGCTGGTGACAACTACCTTGGAGGAGAAGATTTTACGGAGATACTTGTATCTTTATTTCTAAAACATCACTCTCTTTCAACAAAGGATTTGGATGATAAGACCAGTGCAATGCTCAAAAAGCAGGCAGAAGTGGCAAAACGTTCTTTCAGCGAAAAGAAAACAGCTTCTATCAGTTGTAATATGAACGAAGAAACCCTGGAATTTGATATAAGCCTTGATGAATACGAAGCAGCTACCAAGCATTTATTCCAGCGCTTGAGAGAGCCAGTTGAACGTGCTTTAAGCGATGCTTCGCTAAAGCTTAGTGATATAGAATCAATCATTTTAGTGGGCGGAGCAACTAAGCTTCCGTTGGTACGTTCGTTTGTCAGCAAACTTTTTGGAAAACTTGCATATATAAACATAAATCCTGATGAAGTAGTTGCAATAGGAGCTGGTATACAGGCTGCTCTAAAGGGAAAATCGAGTTCAATAAAGGAAGTTATACTAACAGATGTTTGCCCCTATACACTTGGGACAGGCGTTTCAATAAGAAGATCCCAGGGATATCATGAGCCGGGGCATTTTCTGCCTATTATAGAGCGAAATACTACAGTGCCTGTTAGCAGAGTTGAAAGGCTCTATACGATATATGACAACCAGAAATATATTAACGTGGATATTCTGCAGGGAGAGTCCCGTTTAACCAAGGATAATATCTTTCTTGGTGAAATAAATATACCTGTTCCGCCAAAACCAGCGGGAGAAGAGGCAATTGATGTAAGGTTTACATATGATATCAACGGAATACTGGAAGTAGAGATAACTGCAGTGTCAACCGGATTAAAGAAAAGCATTGTAATTGAAAAAGATCCGGGTTACATGACTAAAGAAGAAATAGCAGATCGTATTGAAAGTTTGTCACACCTTAAGGTTCATCCTAGAGATAACCATGAGAATAAATTGCTGATTGCCCGTGGTGAAAGACTATTTGAAGAAAACATCGGAAATGCAAGGCAGGAAATAGGACAGCTGTTAAGAGAGTTTGAAGAAGTACTGGATAACCAGGATACAAAGCTTATTGCCGAAACCAGAAAGAGACTTTTCGAAATATTCAATTCGATTGATTTGAAAGGGGAGTTCTAA